The sequence CGCTTTCTCAATAGCCATAAGGGTATTTTCCGGCGCGATGGCACTGGCGCCGCGATGAGCAATAACCAGCATACTGGCAATCCTTCAGGCAGACTCCGGTGAGTACGATTTAACCATTCGATACTCCGGGATGTAATTTATGTGCGTTTATTGTTTCGTAAATTGCAGCGCAGATCACTAAAATTCCACCCAGCAATGTCTGCCAGTTGGGCTCTTCATCCAGCACCAGCACTGCCAGAATAACGCCATACAAGGGCTGCATACAGGCCACCAGGGAGAAGGTTTTAGCGCGCAGATGGATGAGTGTGTAGGCCACCAGTGCATGAGGGGCAGCGGTACACACCGTACCGAGCAACAATAACAACAGATAAGTCTGTTCTGAGGCCTGATACAACTTTTCTGAGCCAAACCAGCACAGACACAACACAATCACCAGGGTCTGATAGGTCATGGCCTGGGCGCCGCCATAGTGAGAAAAGTACTTGCGATGAACAAGATTACGCATGGCATAGAGGAATGCCGAGCACACCCCCACGGCAATGCCTAATGTCACATCATTACCCAGCGAGACTTCCGGTACGATCAGCCAGATGCCGCCTAATACCACCAGCGCACTGACGATATCCTGCCAGACCAGCCGAATCCCCTCGAAAAAAGGC comes from Lacimicrobium alkaliphilum and encodes:
- a CDS encoding DMT family transporter; the protein is MDPVKKSLWSLHLAVILLGATALFSRIIPLSALDITLGRAVIAFVVLAVLVKLSGNSLRLHSKKDALIAILLGALMAVHWVTYFAAMQYSSVSVGMIALFTFPVITVLLEPFFEGIRLVWQDIVSALVVLGGIWLIVPEVSLGNDVTLGIAVGVCSAFLYAMRNLVHRKYFSHYGGAQAMTYQTLVIVLCLCWFGSEKLYQASEQTYLLLLLLGTVCTAAPHALVAYTLIHLRAKTFSLVACMQPLYGVILAVLVLDEEPNWQTLLGGILVICAAIYETINAHKLHPGVSNG